From the genome of Methanobrevibacter oralis:
GATTTGGACTTAATGACACAACAAGAGAAGTTGATTATCTTGCAAGTAAATTAGTAAAACTACGAATTTTTGAGGATGAAAATGAAAAAATGAACTTATCTATTCGTGATATTGGCGGGAAATTATTACTTGTTCCTCAATTTACATTATACGGGCGAACTAAAAAGAATAGGCCTTCTTTTCACAAAGCACTTAATCCTACTAAAGCAAGCGAATTATTTGATTATTTTGTAGGTATATGCTCAAAGGATGTTCCTGTGGAAACTGGTGTTTTTGGAGCTTTTATGAATGTTAGTTTATTAAATAATGGTCCTGTAACTATTTTATTAGAAAAAGAATTTGATTAATTTTATTTATAATAACGAAATTTAATTAAATTCCATTATTTAACTAAAATTCAATGAATGCAATTCATTTTTAATCATACTCTAAGCACTAATTTTAATTGGGAGTATTAGTTATATATTTT
Proteins encoded in this window:
- the dtd gene encoding D-aminoacyl-tRNA deacylase, coding for MKLVIQRVTNAKVEVDNKITGEIKEGLMVLVGFGLNDTTREVDYLASKLVKLRIFEDENEKMNLSIRDIGGKLLLVPQFTLYGRTKKNRPSFHKALNPTKASELFDYFVGICSKDVPVETGVFGAFMNVSLLNNGPVTILLEKEFD